In Comamonadaceae bacterium OS-1, a single window of DNA contains:
- the ompA_2 gene encoding outer membrane protein A — protein MNFKKTSGALACAALAAMASPAALADSTGWYGGASVGPSRATIDDARIRSNLLSNGFSAVAIDDDRRSTGYKVFGGYQFHPNFALEGGYFDLGKFGFTANTVPAGSLQGQTKLRGLNLDLVGTLPLTERFSALARVGANYARTSDTFSGTGAVGVNNPNPRKRDTNLKLGLGVQYAFSESLAMRAEVERYRVNDAVGNKGDVDMVSVGLVYRFGGPTSAPVARAATPEPVRVVPEPQVVATPAPAPMPPPAPMPAPAPPMKVTFAADSLFGFDQATVTPAGRLALDKFAADVKNVQFDAVTVMGHSDRIGSHAYNMKLSTRRAEAVSAYLVQSGGIPAAKIAAKGVDGADPVTKPGDCKGNKATKALIACLQPDRRVEIEVTGTR, from the coding sequence ATGAACTTTAAAAAAACCTCGGGCGCACTGGCCTGTGCCGCGCTGGCGGCCATGGCCAGCCCGGCGGCCTTGGCCGACAGCACGGGCTGGTACGGCGGGGCCAGCGTAGGCCCGTCCAGGGCCACCATCGACGACGCGCGGATCCGCAGCAACCTGCTGTCCAACGGCTTCAGCGCCGTCGCTATCGATGACGACCGCCGCAGCACCGGCTACAAGGTATTTGGCGGCTACCAGTTCCACCCGAATTTCGCGCTGGAAGGCGGGTATTTCGATCTGGGAAAATTTGGCTTTACCGCCAACACGGTGCCCGCAGGCAGCCTGCAAGGCCAGACCAAGCTGCGGGGCTTGAACCTGGACCTGGTGGGCACGCTGCCCCTCACCGAACGGTTTTCGGCCCTGGCCCGCGTGGGTGCGAACTACGCCCGCACGTCCGACACCTTCTCGGGCACCGGTGCGGTGGGGGTCAACAACCCCAACCCCCGCAAGCGCGACACCAACCTCAAGCTGGGCCTGGGCGTGCAATATGCCTTCAGCGAGTCCCTGGCCATGCGGGCCGAGGTCGAGCGCTACCGTGTCAACGACGCGGTGGGCAACAAGGGCGATGTGGATATGGTCTCGGTCGGCCTGGTGTACCGCTTTGGCGGCCCCACGTCCGCGCCGGTGGCCCGCGCTGCAACGCCCGAGCCGGTGCGGGTGGTGCCCGAGCCCCAGGTGGTGGCCACCCCGGCACCTGCACCCATGCCGCCTCCCGCGCCTATGCCTGCGCCCGCACCCCCGATGAAGGTCACTTTTGCCGCCGATTCCCTGTTTGGGTTTGACCAGGCCACGGTGACCCCCGCGGGCCGCCTGGCGCTGGACAAGTTTGCGGCCGACGTGAAGAACGTGCAGTTCGATGCCGTCACCGTCATGGGGCACAGCGACCGCATCGGCTCCCATGCCTACAACATGAAGCTCTCGACCCGCCGCGCCGAAGCTGTGTCCGCCTACCTGGTGCAGTCGGGGGGCATTCCTGCCGCCAAAATTGCCGCCAAGGGCGTGGACGGTGCCGACCCGGTGACCAAGCCGGGCGACTGCAAGGGCAACAAAGCCACCAAAGCCTTGATCGCCTGCCTGCAACCCGACCGCAGGGTAGAGATCGAAGTCACCGGCACCCGGTAG
- the qseF gene encoding transcriptional regulatory protein QseF — translation MSPARLQSAPSVQILVVDDDADMLRLLSLRLGAAGHQVTAVASAEAALARLEVLRPQLVLSDVRLPGMDGLTLFDAVQARLPGLPVILLTAHGSIPDAVDATLRGVFSYLTKPFDGQELLAAVSRALAVSATARPLPGSAGEVWREDIVSRSAVMDEVLAEARLVAPSDASVLIRGESGSGKELLARAIHRASPRAHGPFVAVNCSAIPEALLESELFGHVKGAFTGAVAHHRGLFQSAHGGSLFLDEIGDMPPALQVKLLRVLQERQVRPVGAQQSIDVDVRIVSATHRDLEAALASGDFREDLYYRLNVVTLTLPPLAERREDIALLAQHFLQRLASKYHKPLKGFAPDALGQLSTAAWPGNVRQLHNVVEQVCALCTTPLVPLALVQRALRVPTVEVLGFTEARNRFERDYLVGLLKLTDGQVADAARLAERNRTEFYRLLQKHGLTPGLFRGDAGPESQNSDLPEPPVAR, via the coding sequence ATGAGCCCGGCCCGCCTACAGAGCGCGCCCAGCGTGCAGATCCTGGTGGTCGACGACGATGCCGACATGCTGCGCCTGCTGTCGCTGCGCCTGGGCGCGGCCGGCCACCAGGTCACCGCCGTGGCCAGCGCCGAAGCGGCACTGGCGCGGCTGGAAGTGCTGCGGCCGCAACTGGTGCTAAGCGATGTGCGACTGCCCGGCATGGACGGCCTGACCCTGTTCGACGCGGTGCAGGCCCGCCTGCCCGGCCTGCCAGTGATTTTGCTCACCGCCCACGGCAGCATCCCCGACGCGGTGGATGCCACGCTGCGCGGGGTGTTCAGCTACCTGACCAAGCCGTTTGACGGGCAGGAACTGCTGGCGGCGGTCAGCCGGGCGCTGGCGGTGTCGGCCACGGCGCGGCCCCTGCCGGGCTCGGCGGGCGAGGTGTGGCGCGAAGACATCGTCAGCCGCTCGGCCGTGATGGACGAGGTGCTGGCCGAGGCCCGGCTGGTCGCGCCCAGCGATGCCTCGGTGTTGATCCGGGGTGAGAGCGGCAGCGGCAAGGAACTGCTGGCCCGCGCCATCCACCGCGCCAGCCCGCGCGCCCACGGCCCGTTTGTGGCGGTGAACTGCAGCGCCATCCCCGAGGCGCTGCTGGAGTCCGAGCTGTTTGGCCACGTCAAGGGCGCGTTTACCGGCGCGGTGGCGCACCACCGGGGCCTGTTCCAGAGCGCCCACGGCGGCAGCCTGTTTCTGGACGAGATTGGCGACATGCCGCCCGCCCTGCAGGTCAAGCTGCTGCGCGTGCTGCAAGAGCGCCAGGTGCGGCCCGTGGGCGCGCAACAGTCCATCGACGTGGACGTGCGCATCGTCTCGGCCACCCACCGCGACCTGGAGGCCGCCCTGGCCAGCGGCGACTTTCGCGAAGACCTGTACTACCGCCTCAACGTGGTCACCCTCACCCTGCCGCCGCTGGCCGAGCGGCGCGAAGACATTGCCCTGCTGGCCCAGCACTTTTTGCAGCGCCTGGCCAGCAAGTACCACAAGCCACTGAAAGGCTTTGCACCCGATGCACTGGGCCAACTGTCCACCGCCGCCTGGCCGGGCAATGTGCGGCAGTTGCACAACGTGGTGGAGCAGGTCTGCGCGCTATGTACCACCCCGTTGGTGCCGCTGGCCCTGGTGCAGCGGGCGCTGCGCGTACCCACGGTGGAGGTGCTGGGCTTTACCGAGGCCCGCAACCGCTTCGAGCGCGACTACCTGGTGGGCCTGCTCAAGCTCACCGACGGCCAGGTGGCCGATGCCGCCCGGCTGGCCGAGCGCAACCGCACCGAGTTCTACCGGCTGCTGCAAAAACATGGGCTGACCCCGGGATTGTTCCGGGGCGATGCGGGTCCCGAGTCGCAAAACAGCGACCTCCCCGAGCCGCCTGTCGCCCGCTAG
- the glrK gene encoding sensor histidine kinase GlrK produces the protein MTLRASFRQLLLFAFVLIALLLGAVSLSGLQALQGVLAQSREAGQQSVQLNLSTRGLAERSTDMERAARQYLVLGDDALRQRFDDAANQAQAMLLPLGQYPPTAKLAQQWLASVVRVRSQLADGRLALAARGEAVAAEFRTLDGISRGLTLQVQQSIAEHNQEVQDALESQRNRQVQQVLVAIVAAAAAALAFGLWLTQPLRRLGAAIVALGEGRLSEPVVIRGPSDLASLGRQLDWLRLRLTELDEDKARFLRHTSHELKTPLAALREGVALLSEGVGGALGAEQAEIVAILQHNTSVLQQQIEDLLRYNAAAFDARQLQRRPTLLHSLVEDVVQAQRLSWQARSLAVVVEGDATLSHPVDPERLGMALGNLLSNAIRFSPAGGRIRWWVGLLGSSDERHIALQINDDGPGIAAADREHIFDPFYRGSTQPPPHNSSTLSAPPRGSGIGLAIVREQVAAHGGRVQLMADAGGACFRILLPLDANHD, from the coding sequence TTGACCCTACGCGCCTCCTTCCGCCAACTGCTGCTGTTCGCCTTCGTGCTGATTGCGCTGCTGCTGGGCGCGGTGTCGCTCAGCGGTTTGCAGGCGCTGCAAGGGGTGCTGGCCCAAAGCCGCGAGGCCGGGCAGCAGAGCGTGCAGCTCAACCTGTCCACCCGCGGCCTGGCCGAGCGCAGTACAGACATGGAGCGCGCCGCCCGCCAGTACCTGGTGCTGGGCGACGACGCGTTGCGCCAGCGTTTTGACGATGCCGCCAACCAGGCCCAGGCCATGCTCTTGCCGCTGGGCCAGTACCCGCCCACCGCCAAGCTGGCCCAGCAATGGCTGGCCTCGGTGGTGCGGGTGCGCAGCCAGCTGGCCGACGGGCGGCTGGCCCTGGCAGCCCGGGGCGAGGCGGTGGCGGCCGAGTTCCGCACGCTGGACGGCATCTCGCGCGGGCTGACGCTGCAGGTGCAGCAAAGCATTGCCGAGCACAACCAGGAGGTGCAGGACGCGCTGGAATCCCAACGCAACCGCCAGGTGCAGCAGGTGCTGGTGGCCATCGTGGCGGCGGCCGCGGCGGCGCTGGCCTTTGGGCTGTGGCTGACCCAGCCGCTGCGCCGCCTGGGCGCGGCCATCGTGGCGTTGGGCGAAGGACGCTTGAGCGAGCCGGTGGTGATCCGCGGCCCGTCCGACCTGGCCAGCCTGGGCCGCCAGCTCGACTGGTTGCGCCTGCGCCTGACCGAGCTGGACGAAGACAAGGCCCGCTTTCTGCGCCACACCTCGCACGAGCTCAAAACCCCGCTGGCCGCCCTGCGCGAAGGCGTGGCTCTGTTGAGCGAGGGCGTGGGCGGCGCACTGGGTGCCGAGCAGGCCGAGATCGTCGCCATCCTGCAGCACAACACCAGCGTGTTGCAGCAACAGATTGAAGACCTGCTGCGCTACAACGCCGCCGCCTTCGATGCCCGGCAGTTGCAGCGCCGCCCCACCCTGCTGCACAGCCTGGTGGAAGACGTGGTGCAGGCACAGCGCCTGAGCTGGCAGGCCCGCAGCCTGGCCGTGGTGGTGGAAGGCGATGCCACGCTGAGCCACCCGGTGGACCCGGAGCGACTGGGCATGGCGCTGGGCAATTTGCTGTCCAACGCCATCCGGTTCAGCCCGGCGGGCGGGCGTATCCGCTGGTGGGTGGGCCTGCTGGGCAGCAGCGACGAGCGGCACATCGCCCTGCAGATCAACGACGACGGCCCCGGCATCGCCGCCGCCGACCGCGAACACATCTTCGACCCGTTTTACCGGGGCAGCACCCAGCCGCCGCCCCACAACAGCAGTACCCTCAGCGCCCCGCCGCGCGGCAGCGGCATCGGCCTGGCCATCGTGCGCGAGCAGGTCGCCGCCCACGGTGGCCGCGTGCAGCTGATGGCCGACGCGGGCGGTGCCTGCTTCCGCATACTTTTACCCCTGGATGCCAACCATGACTGA